One candidate division WOR-3 bacterium genomic window, AATGTAAATGGTAATATCAAAAAGAGCGCTTTTGAAAATCTCTATATTATCCCAGCGGGCTCTTTAGTTCCTTCACCAGCTGATTTACTAGAAAAAAAGAATGTAGACGAATGGCTAAAAAAATTAAAAGAAGAATATGGGGTAATAATTATTGATGCTCCACCAGCCTTAATTGCTGCTGACGTTTCGATATTAGCTAAAAAGGTTGATGGAATTTTACTAGTATGTGGTTTTATGAAAACTGAATTACCAATGTTAGAAGAAACGATAAAAATGTTAAATAATGGTGAAAAGAAAATCATCGGCTGTGTTTTAAATTTCTATCAACCCTTGAAAAAATATCATAATTATTACTACTATCATTATAAATATCAAAAGAAAGGATAAAATGTTCACTAAGATTAAAGAAAACATTCCCAAAATCCTGATTGTCGACGACGACCTGCTTTTTTCTCAATCGTTAAAAGAAATTCTCATCTCTCGGGGATATTTAGTAGATACCACCTCTACCGCTAAAGAAACTTTGGAAAAACTCCAAGAAAATTATGATGTCTTTCTTATTGATATCAATTTACCTGATAAAACAGGTTTAGAATTAATCGAAGAAATAAAAAATCGGATAAAACCGCCTCCTTTAACAATTGTTCTTACTGGTTTTTCTTCCTTAACGACCGCCAAAAAGGCTATCTCCTTAAAAGCCGATGCTTATTTAGAAAAACCTATTAATCCGGATCGGCTTTTTATTCTTTTATCTCAACTTTTAAAAGAAAAGCAAAAAAAAGAAGGAATTTTAGAAATTTTCTATGAAATTTTGAAAAGATTAAATATCCCCTCGGCAATTCTTACTTCTGAAAAAATTATCTATTGGAACAGTCTATTCCCCTTAGAGAAAATAAATTTTGATAAAACTCTTGATAAAGATATAAAAATTGGCGAACAATATTTTCGCCCAATAAGGATACCAATTGATAAAGAAAAAACCGTTCTTCTTTTAGTAGATATTACTGACCGAGAAAGCATAATTGAAAACCTGCGAATTATTTTTTCGCATCTTCCTTTAAAAGTCTATCTAATAAACGAAAATTTTCAGATTTTCGGAAACAATAGCCATTGCTATCAAGAAATTAAAAATAACCCCTATCCTTGCTCTTTACTAGGTGAATTTTGTCCCTTATTCCAAGCTAAGATTTCTGGCAGTCTTGTGAAAAGTTTAAAAATAATTGACCAAAAATATTGGGAAGAAAATTGTTTGCCTTTGAAATCTAATCAGTTCCTACTATTCTTTGTTGACCGCACGGAAGAAATTGAAAAGGCAAAAAAACTCTATTCAACCCAACAAGAATGGGAAAGAACTTTTGATGCGATAAATGATTTAATTGTTATTATCGATAAAGATTTTAACATAACAAAGGCCAATAAAAAAGTTTTTCAATATTTTGATAAAAAAAATCTGATTGGTAAAAAGTGTTTCGAAATTTTCCATTCGACAAAAGAACCGATTTCTCATTGTCCATTTGTTAAAACCTTGCGAACAAAAATGTCTTTTACTGAGGAAATTGAAATTAATGAAAAAATTTTCTTGGTTTCAGTATCACCAATTTTTGATGAAAAAGGAGATGTTTTAGGGTGTGTTCATATTGCGCGCGATATAACTATTTTAAAAACAATTGAAGAGAATTTAAGAAAGAAAAACCAGGAACTTATGATACTCACTCAACAATTACAAGCCTCTCAGACCGAACTTATAAAAACTGCTGAACGATTAGCAAAAGCCAACGAAGAATTGACTAAACTTTCTAACACTAAAACAGAATTTATCCAAATTCTTTCTCATGAAATGCGTACCCCCTTAACAGCTATTTTGGAAGGAAGTAATCTGGTTTATGAAAATATCTCTGATGAAAAACTTCAAAAGATTGCGAAACTCATTAAAAATAATGCCCAAAAATTATTTGAACTTATTAATGACTTACTGGATCTTACCAAAATCGAAACTGGTCAGCAAGAGTTATTGCCCCAACCGGTAGACGTAAGAAAAACACTTGAAGAATTATCAGAAAATATCAATGTAATCGTTAAAGAAAAAGGAATTAGTTTAATAAAGGAATTAGAGGAAAATCTACCCTTGGCCTTTATTGATGAAAAAGCCTTTTATCGAATAATTGTGAATCTTCTATCCAATGCGGTAAAATATAGCAAGGAAAATGGTAAAATTGTAATTCGCGCTTTAAAGCATCCCGAAGAGGATAAAATAATAATTTCAGTAAAAGATAACGGAATTGGCATTCCTAAGGAAGAACAATATAAAGTATTTCAAAAATTTGCCCAAATCTCTCATCCTGGATATTCGCCAGTAACGGGAACTGGCTTAGGACTTGCTTTATGTAAAGAATTGGTAGAAAAAAGCGATGGGAAAATTTGGTTTGAAAGCGAAGAACATAAAGGAACCACTTTCTATTTCAGTATTCCTTGTTATAGCGAAGAAAAGGAATATAATTATTATAAAGAAAAGGAACTTAAAAAAGCAAAGGAATTAAACTTTTCCTTGGGAATTCTTCAAGTAAAAAAAATGGTGGGTAAATTTGAAGAAAAAGATTTAAAAATTTTTTCCAATTTTTGTCACGATTCTTTGGGTATTTCAGCGACTGTCAGAAAAATTGGAAACGTCTTAATCGCAATGGCTATTGGTCGGGAAGAAGAATTAAAAAAGAAATTTAAAGAAATAAAAAGGATTTTAAAAAACACCTTTAAAGATATTTCTATTAAAGAAAAATATGAAAAAGATTTTAATAATTGAAGACGAAGAGGCTATCCGTTTCATCTTAGAGAAAAGATTAAACGACGCTGGTTATTTAACAATTTCAGCAGAAAATGGAATAGAGGGATTAAATAAAGCAAGGAGAGAAAATCCGGATTTGATTATTTTAGACTTGATGCTTCCCGGTATCGACGGTTATCAAGTATGCAGCATATTAAAAAAAGACCGAAGATATACCCATATCCCAATTATTATTCTCACCGCACGGATTCAACAGAAAGATTACGAACTGGCAATGCAATTAGGAGCCGACGCTTTTTTAACTAAACCTTTTGAAAGTCAGGTTCTTTTAAGTAAAATTGAAGAATTATTAAAAAATAATAAAGGAAAAGAATAAAAATGGATAAAAAAATAATTAACCAAATTCTTCAAGAATTTGGTTTTTCTCAGAAAGAAATTAAAAAATTTGAAGAAGAGGCAGAACATAGCAATATTTCTTTAGAAAATTTGTTAATTAATCGAGGAATAGTAAATAAAGAAGATTTTTATTTAGCCCTTTCTCGTCGATTAGGGGTACCTTATTTGGACATAACCGGTTATACTATTGATAAAGAAATCTTATCTTTAATACCGGAGGAGGCTTGTCGAACTTTAAAAGTTTTTCCTTTGTTTAAAATTGGTGATACCTTAACTTTGGCAATGGCTAACCCAACGGATATTGATGTAATTGATGATTTACGACTCAAAACGGGTTTAGAAATTACGCCGGTTTTAGTAAGTGAGGAAGATATTAAAAATGCTATTAATAGATACTACAAATCGGTTGAACAATCTTCCATTGAAGAAATAACTCAAATCATTGGGGAAGAAGAAAAAGAGGCAACGGTTGAAATTACCGACGAACTTAAAAAATTAGAAGAAGAAGCCTCACAAGAGCCGGTCGTTAAGTTCGTAAATACAATAATCTCTTACGCAGTGAAAAGTCGGGCTTCGGATATTCATATTGAACCGGAGGAGAATATTTTAAGAGTGAGGTTAAGAATTGATGGTGTTTTGCATACCTTTACTGAAGTAGCCAAAAATATGCACGCCGCAGTAATTTCCCGAATAAAAATCCTTGCCCGTTTAAATATTGCTGATAAATTAAGACCGCAAGATGGTCAATTTCAAATGAATGTGGATGGAAAAAAAGTTGATTTCCGCGTATCTACCTTCCCTACTTTTTGGGGTGAATGTGCGGTATTGCGATTGCTTGATCGATCTTCAGTGGTCATCGGACTTAGCGAATTAGGATTTTCGCCTGAAAATCTTATAAAATTTAATGCTTTAATCAAAAAACCTTACGGAATAATTCTCGTTACTGGCCCAACGGGAAGCGGAAAAACAACCACTCTTTATTCTGCTTTAGAAGCAATTAGAAGTGAAGAAAAAAATATTATCACTTTGGAAGACCCAGTAGAGTATACTTTGCCATTAATTAGACAAGTTCAAATTAATCCGAAACAAGGTTTAACTTTCGCTACTGGTTTAAGAGCGATATTAAGACAAGACCCAGATGTAATAATGGTTGGCGAAATCAGAGATTTAGAAACTGCCGAAATCGCTGTTCAAGCAGCTTTAACGGGTCATTTGGTTTTTTCTACCCTTCATACCAATAATGCTGCTACCGCAGTTACTCGTCTGGTAGATATTGGAGTCGAGCCTTATTTAATTGCCTCTTCCTTAATTGGCGTTTTAGCACAAAGATTAGTAAGAAAAATTTGTCCAACCTGCAAAGAAAGTTATCAACCTAAACCAGAAGTATTAAAGTATTTAGGATTGGAAGAGAAAATGCATCTCTTTCGTGGAAAGGGCTGTGAGGAGTGTACTAATACTGGTTATCGTGGAAGAACGGGCATTTTTGAACTTTTAATTGTTGACGATACGATCCGAGAAATGATCTTAAAAAATAAAAGCGCAAATGAAATCCAACAAGTGGCTGTTGCGAAAGGTATGAAGACAATGCGGGACGATGGTTTTGAAAAGGTAAAAAAAGGTATTACCACAATCGAAGAAGTTTTAAGAGTAACAACAGTATTTTAATTTATTTTCTCTTCTCCGAAATTTTCTTTAAAACTTCCGGCAAAGTAGTGTATTCCATTTCTTCTAATGGTAAACGATGAGGTTCAAAAGGTCCATGGGCACGCATAAAATTAGCTATCCGATTTGCTTCTTTTCTTGCATAATCAAAAGCGGGGTCATCAAATAAATCTCGCGGACCAATTAACATTCCTTGAGCAATTTGAAAACCTAAAGCAATCACTCTTGGGGGACCATCAAACCTTGAAGGATTGGCTTCTCTTTGTGAAACCGGCATTAATGGACCATAATGGGAACCCCGCATCCAACCAGAAACTAAATGGGGAAAAGCAAAAGGCTCAAGAATTTCACCAACAGCCGGTAATCCGGCTTGGGCACGAACAATTAAAACCGGATCATCTTTGCCAACATAACGACCAGCAATTAATGCCAATTTTTGAGTAGAAGATACCGCAGCAATCTCACCATCTTTTTTATAAACCGCCTTAATTATATAATTCTCACAAGAACCAATTAAAACTAATAAATCATACATCTCCTCCGGACAGGAAAGGAAGAAATTTTCATCTTTTTTAATGTCGTGAACCTCAAATTTAAATCCATCATGCATTGTTGGGTCAATAATTAAACCAATGGTGTTAAAAGGGTCAGCAAAAATTTTGAAAAGGGGAAAATTCCAAGCACCGGGCGCACACTTATCTCCCATAAATATCACTACCGGCTCAGATTTCCTTTCCACAAATTCCATTTCAGCAACTCCTGGACCCATACCTTTCACATTTCCTGAAAAGGCATCGCTAAGTAAATCTTGACCAGCACCATAAAGTTTTAATTCTTTTGCTAATTCGGTACAGGCAACAAAAGTATCCCAGGCTAATTTGTGAATCTCCTCGCTGTCAACCCCTTTGTTATGGGTCATTATCAGTTCTAAATCGTCGCCGCAATTGGTTACATAAAAATCAATAATTATTCCTTTTGCCTTTGCTTCCGCAAGTAAATCTTTTGCTTTATCTAAAATTTGCGGATGGCTAGAAGAATGACCAACATAGCCACCAATATCAGCCTTAATTACTGACAAAGTAATCTTTTCTGCCATATATCCTCCTTTATTAATAAATTTTAATAATCTTTTATTATAACAAAATTTATGAAAAATTCAAAGATATTAACTAACTATCTCTCTAATTAAATAAAAGGCTTCGGCATAGGAGAAACCTATTTCCAAACCACGCATTTTGGCTTTATTTAATATTCCTTCTTCACTTCGGGGGTGAAAAAATTTTTTTACTTCCTTTTCATAAAATTTAAAAGCAGAAATTTTTTTATTAATCTCATTTTCTGTTAAAACTTCATAATAATTAGGAGAAAAATTATTTGGAAAATTCCATTCAGTAGAACCAGGAATTTCAAAGGTAAAAATTTTTTTAATTGAGGAATTAAATAAAGGACGACAGGCAATCAAAACTGCCTTATTAGTTATTTGGTGGTCTTGGTTGACATCATAGGGAAAATGGGTATAAACTTCTTTTGGTTTTACTTTTTTTATCACTTCTTCAATCTTTTTAATAATTTTTAATAAGGGATAACTATCTAATTGCTCATCGAAAAATCGGGCAAAATAAATCTCTTTAATCCCTAAAAAAGAACCGGCTTTTTGAGCGTTCTTCTCTTGTCTTTTTATTAACCTTTTATTACGCGCAGATACACCATCAGTAAGAATTAAAAGATAAAAATCTTTTAAAGAAGAATATTTAGCAATCGTTCCGCCCATTCCCAAAACTTCGTCATCCGGATGGGCAACAATTATTAATACTCTATCTCTTTCCATACCAAAAATGAAAAGTAATTCTTTTGCCAATTATTTTCATTCCTAAACTTTTATATAACCGTAAGGCAGATAAATTTTCTTTCTCGGTTTCAACATATACTTCTTTTATTTTTTTCTTTTGGAAGTATTCCAATCCTTTTTTCACCAAACTCTTACCAATCCCTTTTCCTTGATATTCTTTTTTTACCGCAATTAAATCAATAATCCCAACTCTTCTTTTATTTAATTTCAATATCTGACAATCAATAAAACCAACAGGTTTATTATTTATCTTAGAAACAAAAATTTGATGATTTTTATTATGAAAAGAACTTCTAACCCATTTTTGATAAAATTTTTTTACCAATTCCCTTTTAAAATTTTTATCTTGATAAAAGCGGGTATATAAAAAAGAGTTGGCGCTTATTCTTTCCAATTCCTTTAAGTCCCTTTTTTTTGCCGGCTTAATTTCTAATAAAGAATTATCAAATCTTATTGGTAACCTAACAAAATAGGTGACATATTTCACCATCTCTCTAAAACCTAATTTTATCAAAATCTTTCTTAAATTTTTATCTTTTTCATCAATACTAATATCTAAAAATTTTTTATTCTTATTTACCTCTAAAATTTCTTTAATAAAAAATTCTTTTAAGAGGTTATCGGTATCTTTTCTAAAAATTAGATATTCAATTCGACCACAAGCAAAACCAAAAACCTTTTTATCCCAATCCAATTTTTTAACCTTCCCTATTCCCAAAATATCTCCTTTCTCATCAAAAAGGATAAAAAGATTTTTTTCTCTTTTTAATTCTTGATAAATATCCTTTAAACGATAATAAGGTTTTTTATAAAAGTATTCTTTATTTATATTATTAAATAATCTCGTTAAACTTTTTTTGAAAGCCCTCATACTCTTTTTTATCAATCTCAATCTTTTCTAAAAATAATGAACCTTCTTGGAAATCTAATTTTAAGCCATCAAAATTTTTCTCTTTTGGCAAGGCTTTCCAGACAATTATCTTTTTATTATTGTAATAGAAATAGGCACCTTCGTAAGATAAAAGTCCTAACTCCTTTTTCCCGTATTTGGATAATGCCCGAATTTTCCGATAGTTATAAATTAAACCATCTTTTAAATTTATCTCATTAAAGACCTTTTTATCAAGTTTCGGAAAATAGGTAGCAAGTCTTTCATCTTGTAAACGTGGTTTTACTTTATCCTTAATTATTAAAGGTAGGTATTCCCTTATTAATTCTTTCCCTTTTTCAATCTCTTTTTTGTAAACATCCCAGGCATAATCATCATCCTCAATAATAAATTCTTTTTGACCAATAATTGGACCGGCATCAAGTTTTTCGGTATAATAAAACATTGTTAAACCGCTCTCTCTTATTCCTGCCATTATGGAATTGATTATTGGGCTTGGACCCCTTCCTTTTGGTAATAAAGTTGGATGGAAGCCAATAACCCCTTTTTTAAACAAAGAAAGAACTTCCCTGCCAATAATCTGTCGCCAACCACCAACAATTAAACAATCTCCTTTTAGAGTTTTCAAAAGTGGAATTTCTTTATTAATATCAAAAATTTCGTAAACCGGTAAAGAAAATTCTTGCCATTTTTCATTTTCTATCCCATCATACATTTTTGTTTTAGCAGATTTATTTAAAGTAATAATTGCTACTACTTGACATTCCTTATTTAAAAGAATCTCTTTTAACCATTCATAACCGCAGATTGATGCTGATAGATAAACAATCCTCATTTTCTAATATCCGGTTCTTTTAGATAAAAGGGAGAAAGAGAGAAGGGATCATCTAAATTATTTTCTTCTTTGGCTTTAACAGCAAGCAAACCAATAATTTTTGCTTCAGGATAATAGATATTAATCTTTTTATATTCTCTAAACAATTCTTTATAAAAAAGAATACCGCTACCACAGACAAAGGAAATCTCTTTATAAGGAAAAAGATTAGGAAACTCCTTTATTGGTACTAATTGATAATTAAAAATCAATTTCTCCTCTTGATAAACTGCGGTATAAAGACTTTCTCTTTTGGCATCAATCACACAAAGAATCTTTTCCTTTTTCATTTTCTCAAAATAGTATAAACAGGTATGATACAACGCATCCAAGGTATTTATCCCTTTTATGGGAATATTGTGAGGATAAGAAAGCCCAAAAGAAGTAGCTAAACCAACCCTTAAAGCAGTAAAATTTCCCGGTCCGATACTTACTCCAATCAATTCAATATCTTTTAAGGAGATATTTAGATATTTAAGAGAAAAATTAATAAGAGAAATGAGATTTTTTTCGTGTTTCGATTGGGTATCAGCAAAGATAGAAAAAATTTCTTTGTTATCTTTTAAAAAAGAGATTTCACAATTAGGCGAACTTGTTTCTAATGCCAAAATCATTCTTCTTTAGTAAAAGATGGATAAACTTCTTTGATGACTCCTTCCATTTCATCCATATTGTAATACTCATCACAAGCCCGAATCAATTCTACCGAAGTATAACCCCTTCCCAAACCGATTATTATTACCCTCTTTCCCAATTTAGAAACATAATCAACCAAAGGAACAAAATCACCATCACCAGTTACCAAAATTATCTCATCAAGATAATTAACCATTGATAAAACTTCTAAAGTGATTTCAATATCCATATTTGCTTTGATACTACCATCAAGCCTTTCTCTTGTCTGTTTTGCTACTACCCGATAACCTTGAAAAGAAAGGGCATCAATCAACCGCTGTCTTCTTTCATCATCCCTTTTATAAGGGACAAAGGCAATAAATTTGTATTCCTCTTCCTCTCTTTTTCCCAAAATAATTATGTTTCTTTTCAAAACATCATACCTTACTTCTTTTCCCTGTCTTTCAAAGGTTTCTTGGATATTTTGGACATCTAAAAAAACACCAACTAATCCCATAAAACCTCCTTTAAAATAAGGTTTAACCCTTTTAAAGAGAGATAAGGCTCAAAATAATCAACTCCTTTAAGATAACGATGAAAAATAAAAGATAAACCACCAGTTAAGAAAACTTTAAAATTTTTACCAACCAAATTTTTATATTTCTTTATTAGAAAAGATAAACCTTCTAAGACAAAGAACTTAATCCCTTCTAAAACTGCCATTTTTGGTGAAAGACCTTTTGGCTCAATCTTTCTATTAAAAACAATCTCATTTTTAGCAATCTTTTTAATTTGGGCAAGAAAAGAATAAGAAGTTAATATTCCTGGCAAAATCAAGCCACCAATAAAAACTCCATCTTTTTTAACACAAGAAAAGGTTGTCGCACTTCCCAAATCACAAACAATCCCATTTTTCTTATAGAATTTATAAACATAATAACAACTGGCAATTCGATCCTCACCCAATTTACTTTTCTCATATAATGAATAATCTAAATCGATTTTTAATTCGGACAAAGAATAGATATTTATCTTTTTGTTAAAGTTTTTAATCTCTTTTATCAAAACCTCTTTCGCCTTAGGAACTACTGAAGAGATAATAATCTCTTTCGTCTTATCCAAAAAGAAAAAATATCTTTTATCTTTTTTTAATTTTTTTGTCTCAATACCCATTACCATTATCAAATTATCATCTTTAAAAAAACCAAACTTGGTAAAACTATTGCCAATATCACAAACAAGAGAATTCATAGAAAAATCTTTTCCACTTCACCACTTAAAATCTTTATACCCTTTTCTAAAATTAATGAATAATCGTCATCAATATCTTCACAAACACCAATTATCTCTTCTTTGGAAGGAAGCAAAATTTTTATTTTCTTATCCTTCAAATAATTTCTCTCTTTTAAAAAATTTAATAATTCCCTTTTATTAACCTTTTTGTAATTTAGGTTTTTTAGAATATTTTCCATAAAAATAAATTTCTCAAAGGAAGAAATCTCTCTTTTTAAAATCTCTTTTAAAGAAATCGCATTAGAAATCTCTTTGGGAAACTTATCATTATTGAGATTCATTCCACAGCCACAAATCAAAGAAAGATTATATTTCTCCGCCAATATCCCCGATAATTTTCTATCTTCATAATAGATATCATTAGGCCATTTAATCTGTAATTTTCTTTTTAAATCAAAGGTCTCTTCACAAGCAAGAACAATACTTCTTAATATATGAAAAAGAATATCAAAAAGAGAGAATATTTCTTTATCTTCTAAATTTAATAACAAAGAGAAGTATAAACCACCAACTGGTGAATACCAAGGACGTTGATAACGACCATAACCACCTTCTTGTTCATTAGCAACAATCATTAAATCCCTTTTGTAAGAAATAAATTCCCTTGCTAAAATCTGGGTGCTTATAACCTTATCAAAAAAGAAAATATCTTTTATCCTCATTTGATTTTCACAATCTTTTTATTATCAACAAAATAAACTCCCTTCTTTTCTATTAAATTTATTTTCTGACCAAAGATATTATAAGAGCCCCTTACCCTTAACCACCTTTTATTTAAGTTATTATCTTCTAAAACAATTCCGCTACCAGTAGTGTTCAAAAATAAAAGATTACCATTACTCCTATCCCAATTGGTTATTCCCAAATCAGAAAAAGGCGAATAGGTATAATTAAT contains:
- the fbp gene encoding fructose-1,6-bisphosphate aldolase/phosphatase gives rise to the protein MAEKITLSVIKADIGGYVGHSSSHPQILDKAKDLLAEAKAKGIIIDFYVTNCGDDLELIMTHNKGVDSEEIHKLAWDTFVACTELAKELKLYGAGQDLLSDAFSGNVKGMGPGVAEMEFVERKSEPVVIFMGDKCAPGAWNFPLFKIFADPFNTIGLIIDPTMHDGFKFEVHDIKKDENFFLSCPEEMYDLLVLIGSCENYIIKAVYKKDGEIAAVSSTQKLALIAGRYVGKDDPVLIVRAQAGLPAVGEILEPFAFPHLVSGWMRGSHYGPLMPVSQREANPSRFDGPPRVIALGFQIAQGMLIGPRDLFDDPAFDYARKEANRIANFMRAHGPFEPHRLPLEEMEYTTLPEVLKKISEKRK
- the gspE gene encoding type II secretion system ATPase GspE encodes the protein MDKKIINQILQEFGFSQKEIKKFEEEAEHSNISLENLLINRGIVNKEDFYLALSRRLGVPYLDITGYTIDKEILSLIPEEACRTLKVFPLFKIGDTLTLAMANPTDIDVIDDLRLKTGLEITPVLVSEEDIKNAINRYYKSVEQSSIEEITQIIGEEEKEATVEITDELKKLEEEASQEPVVKFVNTIISYAVKSRASDIHIEPEENILRVRLRIDGVLHTFTEVAKNMHAAVISRIKILARLNIADKLRPQDGQFQMNVDGKKVDFRVSTFPTFWGECAVLRLLDRSSVVIGLSELGFSPENLIKFNALIKKPYGIILVTGPTGSGKTTTLYSALEAIRSEEKNIITLEDPVEYTLPLIRQVQINPKQGLTFATGLRAILRQDPDVIMVGEIRDLETAEIAVQAALTGHLVFSTLHTNNAATAVTRLVDIGVEPYLIASSLIGVLAQRLVRKICPTCKESYQPKPEVLKYLGLEEKMHLFRGKGCEECTNTGYRGRTGIFELLIVDDTIREMILKNKSANEIQQVAVAKGMKTMRDDGFEKVKKGITTIEEVLRVTTVF
- a CDS encoding biotin--[acetyl-CoA-carboxylase] ligase, producing the protein MRIKDIFFFDKVISTQILAREFISYKRDLMIVANEQEGGYGRYQRPWYSPVGGLYFSLLLNLEDKEIFSLFDILFHILRSIVLACEETFDLKRKLQIKWPNDIYYEDRKLSGILAEKYNLSLICGCGMNLNNDKFPKEISNAISLKEILKREISSFEKFIFMENILKNLNYKKVNKRELLNFLKERNYLKDKKIKILLPSKEEIIGVCEDIDDDYSLILEKGIKILSGEVEKIFL
- the tsaB gene encoding tRNA (adenosine(37)-N6)-threonylcarbamoyltransferase complex dimerization subunit type 1 TsaB, with translation MILALETSSPNCEISFLKDNKEIFSIFADTQSKHEKNLISLINFSLKYLNISLKDIELIGVSIGPGNFTALRVGLATSFGLSYPHNIPIKGINTLDALYHTCLYYFEKMKKEKILCVIDAKRESLYTAVYQEEKLIFNYQLVPIKEFPNLFPYKEISFVCGSGILFYKELFREYKKINIYYPEAKIIGLLAVKAKEENNLDDPFSLSPFYLKEPDIRK
- a CDS encoding type III pantothenate kinase: MNSLVCDIGNSFTKFGFFKDDNLIMVMGIETKKLKKDKRYFFFLDKTKEIIISSVVPKAKEVLIKEIKNFNKKINIYSLSELKIDLDYSLYEKSKLGEDRIASCYYVYKFYKKNGIVCDLGSATTFSCVKKDGVFIGGLILPGILTSYSFLAQIKKIAKNEIVFNRKIEPKGLSPKMAVLEGIKFFVLEGLSFLIKKYKNLVGKNFKVFLTGGLSFIFHRYLKGVDYFEPYLSLKGLNLILKEVLWD
- a CDS encoding formyltransferase family protein gives rise to the protein MRIVYLSASICGYEWLKEILLNKECQVVAIITLNKSAKTKMYDGIENEKWQEFSLPVYEIFDINKEIPLLKTLKGDCLIVGGWRQIIGREVLSLFKKGVIGFHPTLLPKGRGPSPIINSIMAGIRESGLTMFYYTEKLDAGPIIGQKEFIIEDDDYAWDVYKKEIEKGKELIREYLPLIIKDKVKPRLQDERLATYFPKLDKKVFNEINLKDGLIYNYRKIRALSKYGKKELGLLSYEGAYFYYNNKKIIVWKALPKEKNFDGLKLDFQEGSLFLEKIEIDKKEYEGFQKKFNEII
- a CDS encoding ATP-binding protein; amino-acid sequence: MFTKIKENIPKILIVDDDLLFSQSLKEILISRGYLVDTTSTAKETLEKLQENYDVFLIDINLPDKTGLELIEEIKNRIKPPPLTIVLTGFSSLTTAKKAISLKADAYLEKPINPDRLFILLSQLLKEKQKKEGILEIFYEILKRLNIPSAILTSEKIIYWNSLFPLEKINFDKTLDKDIKIGEQYFRPIRIPIDKEKTVLLLVDITDRESIIENLRIIFSHLPLKVYLINENFQIFGNNSHCYQEIKNNPYPCSLLGEFCPLFQAKISGSLVKSLKIIDQKYWEENCLPLKSNQFLLFFVDRTEEIEKAKKLYSTQQEWERTFDAINDLIVIIDKDFNITKANKKVFQYFDKKNLIGKKCFEIFHSTKEPISHCPFVKTLRTKMSFTEEIEINEKIFLVSVSPIFDEKGDVLGCVHIARDITILKTIEENLRKKNQELMILTQQLQASQTELIKTAERLAKANEELTKLSNTKTEFIQILSHEMRTPLTAILEGSNLVYENISDEKLQKIAKLIKNNAQKLFELINDLLDLTKIETGQQELLPQPVDVRKTLEELSENINVIVKEKGISLIKELEENLPLAFIDEKAFYRIIVNLLSNAVKYSKENGKIVIRALKHPEEDKIIISVKDNGIGIPKEEQYKVFQKFAQISHPGYSPVTGTGLGLALCKELVEKSDGKIWFESEEHKGTTFYFSIPCYSEEKEYNYYKEKELKKAKELNFSLGILQVKKMVGKFEEKDLKIFSNFCHDSLGISATVRKIGNVLIAMAIGREEELKKKFKEIKRILKNTFKDISIKEKYEKDFNN
- a CDS encoding GNAT family N-acetyltransferase; this translates as MRAFKKSLTRLFNNINKEYFYKKPYYRLKDIYQELKREKNLFILFDEKGDILGIGKVKKLDWDKKVFGFACGRIEYLIFRKDTDNLLKEFFIKEILEVNKNKKFLDISIDEKDKNLRKILIKLGFREMVKYVTYFVRLPIRFDNSLLEIKPAKKRDLKELERISANSFLYTRFYQDKNFKRELVKKFYQKWVRSSFHNKNHQIFVSKINNKPVGFIDCQILKLNKRRVGIIDLIAVKKEYQGKGIGKSLVKKGLEYFQKKKIKEVYVETEKENLSALRLYKSLGMKIIGKRITFHFWYGKR
- a CDS encoding NYN domain-containing protein — translated: MGLVGVFLDVQNIQETFERQGKEVRYDVLKRNIIILGKREEEEYKFIAFVPYKRDDERRQRLIDALSFQGYRVVAKQTRERLDGSIKANMDIEITLEVLSMVNYLDEIILVTGDGDFVPLVDYVSKLGKRVIIIGLGRGYTSVELIRACDEYYNMDEMEGVIKEVYPSFTKEE
- a CDS encoding PIG-L family deacetylase, producing MERDRVLIIVAHPDDEVLGMGGTIAKYSSLKDFYLLILTDGVSARNKRLIKRQEKNAQKAGSFLGIKEIYFARFFDEQLDSYPLLKIIKKIEEVIKKVKPKEVYTHFPYDVNQDHQITNKAVLIACRPLFNSSIKKIFTFEIPGSTEWNFPNNFSPNYYEVLTENEINKKISAFKFYEKEVKKFFHPRSEEGILNKAKMRGLEIGFSYAEAFYLIREIVS
- a CDS encoding response regulator, whose translation is MKKILIIEDEEAIRFILEKRLNDAGYLTISAENGIEGLNKARRENPDLIILDLMLPGIDGYQVCSILKKDRRYTHIPIIILTARIQQKDYELAMQLGADAFLTKPFESQVLLSKIEELLKNNKGKE